The Candidatus Koribacter versatilis Ellin345 genome has a segment encoding these proteins:
- a CDS encoding WecB/TagA/CpsF family glycosyltransferase — translation MSHLGESRKANVFGVAIEPVNMQLAVLRVIEALRDPPSYVCLAGAHGIVEARRNIELARAYRDASFVLPDGMPTVWIGRHQGFVSMDRVFGPEFMFAVFQASEGTGARHFLYGGEVGVAQELQSSLKKRFPKSNIVGTYTPPFRSLSQTEETDLEQMLRVVRPDFMWIGLSTPKQEIFMRKYRDMLPVKIMIGVGAAFDFHTGRLTDSPTWVKRSGLQWLHRLIQEPRRLWRRYLRTNSIFLCLAMLELAGSERPRILPVAKPAAGVLDDPLVE, via the coding sequence ATGAGCCATTTAGGGGAATCGAGAAAAGCAAATGTGTTCGGTGTAGCGATCGAGCCAGTAAACATGCAGTTGGCCGTGTTGCGGGTGATCGAGGCGCTAAGGGATCCTCCATCATATGTATGTCTTGCTGGTGCCCATGGAATTGTTGAAGCTCGACGGAACATTGAGTTGGCGCGCGCCTATCGCGATGCCTCTTTTGTTTTGCCAGATGGAATGCCTACGGTGTGGATTGGTCGTCACCAAGGGTTTGTGAGCATGGATCGTGTGTTCGGGCCTGAATTCATGTTTGCGGTGTTCCAAGCTTCAGAGGGTACGGGCGCGAGGCACTTTCTGTATGGCGGGGAGGTCGGTGTAGCCCAGGAACTTCAATCCTCGTTGAAAAAGAGATTTCCGAAATCCAATATCGTCGGAACCTACACGCCGCCCTTTCGAAGTCTGAGCCAAACAGAAGAGACCGACTTGGAACAAATGCTTCGCGTCGTTCGTCCGGACTTCATGTGGATCGGTCTTAGTACGCCGAAGCAAGAGATATTTATGCGCAAATATCGCGACATGCTTCCGGTGAAGATCATGATTGGAGTGGGCGCTGCCTTCGACTTTCACACCGGCCGCCTGACCGACAGTCCAACCTGGGTCAAACGTTCAGGTCTTCAATGGCTGCATCGGCTTATCCAGGAGCCACGCAGGCTCTGGCGCAGGTATCTCCGCACGAACTCTATTTTCTTATGCCTTGCCATGCTCGAATTGGCTGGGTCTGAGCGTCCGCGGATTTTGCCCGTAGCGAAGCCTGCAGCGGGAGTTCTAGACGATCCATTGGTGGAGTAA
- a CDS encoding NAD-dependent epimerase/dehydratase family protein: MLKRVLVTGAGGFIGHHLMNALVDLGYWVRGADIKSPEFQPSRADEFHLLDLREVQNCEQMTDGVDMVFALAADMGGMGYISSHHAAILHTNTLINFNTLEAARRSGVRRYLFTSSACVYPEYRQLATDVPALREEDAYPAAPQDAYGWEKLITERLCTHYREDYGMEMRIIRFHNIFGPLGTWEGGREKAPAAMCRKVAIAKLTGNHEIEIWGDGKQTRSFCYIDDCVTGIHKLMVSDFAYPLNLGQDRMVSINELADLVADIAGIRVNKRHVSGPMGVRGRNSDNTLLRQVLGWTPVISLEDGLRRTYRWIEAQVAAKLSEKCSSSFTSKVAATTP; the protein is encoded by the coding sequence ATGCTAAAGCGTGTCCTTGTGACGGGCGCTGGTGGGTTTATCGGGCACCATCTCATGAACGCCTTGGTCGACCTGGGATATTGGGTTCGAGGTGCGGACATAAAGAGCCCGGAGTTTCAGCCCAGCCGCGCGGATGAATTTCATCTCCTTGATCTTCGCGAGGTACAAAACTGCGAGCAAATGACAGACGGAGTGGATATGGTCTTCGCGCTTGCTGCAGATATGGGGGGCATGGGCTACATTTCAAGCCATCATGCGGCCATTCTGCACACGAATACATTGATCAACTTCAATACGCTGGAAGCGGCAAGGCGCAGCGGGGTGCGGCGCTATCTGTTCACCTCGTCGGCTTGCGTCTATCCCGAGTACCGTCAACTTGCTACTGACGTACCGGCCCTACGCGAGGAGGATGCTTACCCGGCTGCTCCGCAGGATGCATATGGCTGGGAAAAGTTGATCACGGAGCGCCTATGCACTCACTATCGCGAAGACTATGGGATGGAAATGCGAATAATTCGCTTCCATAATATCTTTGGACCGCTGGGGACGTGGGAAGGAGGACGCGAGAAAGCTCCTGCCGCGATGTGCCGCAAAGTTGCGATCGCTAAACTCACAGGTAATCACGAAATCGAAATCTGGGGCGATGGCAAACAGACTCGTTCCTTCTGCTATATCGACGATTGCGTCACCGGTATCCATAAGCTCATGGTGTCCGATTTTGCGTATCCGTTGAATCTCGGGCAGGATCGCATGGTAAGCATCAATGAACTCGCGGATTTAGTTGCGGATATCGCAGGTATTCGCGTCAACAAGCGTCACGTTTCTGGGCCGATGGGAGTACGCGGTCGTAATTCCGATAACACACTCTTGCGACAGGTTCTCGGCTGGACCCCTGTGATCTCTTTGGAAGATGGCCTGCGTCGTACTTACCGTTGGATCGAGGCTCAGGTGGCCGCCAAACTTTCGGAGAAATGCTCGAGTTCGTTCACTTCGAAGGTCGCGGCTACTACGCCATGA